AAGGCCATATAAAGAAAAGCCTTTTCCATATAAATGTTGCTGCTCATCTGGCAACAAGGTGTTGTACATATACCACATGTCATTAACAGATTCTACATCTTTACCATACTTTTCTTTTAAGCCATGGTATAAAGAATCACATAGATAATCTGGCTGACCGGCACCACTAATAAATAATATTTTCATGAAAGTTTCTTTCTGATAATGCCCGAAAGTTTATTATAAACTTTAAACGCCAGGGTTTGATAATACCAAACTTTTACTTTACCTAACTTGTCAATTTCGCCAAATAGCTCATTACATCTGTTTTTGTAATCAACCTTAAGATTGTCGCCCCAGTCAACAATTAAACTCGGTCTTTTTTCAAATTCAACACCTAATTTGTCAAATACCAGTTGCTCAAGGCTATATACAATTGCCTGGGCATTGTACGAACAAGAAATTTTATCAATGGAGTTTTTTCCCATTTCTTTGGCCAATAATGGATTTGAGCTTATTTCGTTAATGGCCCGGGCTATTGTTTCTTTTAAACGATAAGATACAAATCCTGTAACTCCGTTATCAACAACCTCAACCTGGGCGTTATCTTTAGCCGGGGTACTTATAGTTACTACCGGTACCCCCATGCTCATGGCCTCGGCCATAACCATTCCAAAACTTTCACCTATGTTACTTGCGGCCAAAAACACATCCATAGCTTTATAATAGGTTAAAAGCTGCCTCATATCTGATGTATTGTTTAAGATTACCACGCTATCGGTTATTTTTAATTTTTTTATAACCGCCTTCATGTTTTTTGTGGCGCCCACAAGTAAAAATTTAGCCTCTCTGTTATATTTAAGATATTCTTTAAATGCGATAAGGGTTATTACATCAAACTTATGATCATCGGCACGACCTACTCTTCCAACCACAAAACAATCAGCAATGTTGTGTATTTGTTTAAACTTAATTACTTCTTGCACCCCCGGTTCAATATCTTTGCCTTTCAAAAAGTCGATATCAACAGGATAAGGCAATACCTTTCGTTTATAGGCATATTGATCTGCAAAAGCTTTGTCAAGCTTCATACGTCTTACCAAAATCATTTTTGATATATACAGATCAAAATCAATTAAATCATAATAGCGGGATTTTTCAAAATGGCCAAAAACGTTGGTCTGTATAATTAACCGGGGTTTGTTTTTATTTAAAAAAGCAAAAAGTTTGTTGTCAACCTGGCCATAACCGTGCCAATGAAAAACATCAGTTTGCCGTATAAGCGTTTCAAATTTTTCAAAATCACCATTTAACACCACTACGTTTATACCCAGATCACTAATTAGTTTTTCTCTTTCGCCACCTTTATAAAGACCTACAGCGGTAACGTCAAACCTTTCTTTGTCTAAATATTTACAATATAATTGAAGTGCATATTCTGTTCCACCCAAGCCTAACTGGTCTGCACATTCAATAATTTTTATCTTTTTTCCCATTTAACGAAATCCGTTTATACGATGAATTGAAAAATCTTTTAATTACCATGGCTTCCTCCATATTCAACACCAAAATAAGCCCCAGTTCTGTAAAAAAAATGAATGCTAAAATGACCGAAACCATTATTAAATTATCTTTTAAATACGGTTTAAGATAATCGCGTAAAAAGTAACCGCCAACCGATAGGGCTAAAAATATAAACAATACTAAAAAAGCATCAGTGAGCATCTTTTTCCGAAACTCTTTTAAACCAAAATACATCAATATAAGCCCCATAACAAGGTTAGATAGCATTGAAGAAATTGGAAAAGTATTTAACTCAAAATATTTATTAAAAAACAGGTTAAAACATATTTTTACCAAATAAGTTAAAATTACAACTTTTGAAAAAAAGTAAACCCTTTTTTGCGCTATCAGTAGTTGTGTGTAAACCACATAAAATATCACAGCAAATAACCCCAATCCATACCATCGCAATAATAAACTTGTAGGTTCAACGTACAGTTCAACAAATTTTCCTCTTACCAATATAATTTCAACAATTTCGCGTGGTACAATTATGAGCATAATTGCTATTGGAAGTATTATCAAGGCTGTAAACCGAAAGTATTTCTGAGTTTCCTGCATCAGTTCTTCGCGCGTATTTTTTACAGCATATAATGATAGCAGTGGGGTTAGCACCGTGGTTACCACAGCAATCATAAGGCCTGTTGGTAGTTCTGTAAATTTTCTTGCGTAATCAAGCATCGAGGTGCTTCCAGTTCCCTTGGTTGTTGTTAAGTTCCGCTCAATAATGGTATCGGCCTGAGAAAACAAATAATTGACGTACAACGGCAGCGCAAAAATAAAAAACGGTTTTACCAGCTGCAAACTCGGCATTACAAGCCTAAATTTGTAGTTGAATTTAAACCTAAGCTCCTTGTATAATATTGCAAGTAGCAATATGGAACTTACATAAGCCGATACAATCAATGAATAAATACCTATAGACGGCGATAGCACTATTATTAAAATGATGTTCAGCGTAAGGGAGATAAAAGAAAACAAATCGGGGATAAAATATGATTTATAGGCATTTAAAATTGAACTCCAGATATTAACAACCTCAAGCATGACCAATGAGGGAATTAAAATATTAATCATAGAAACCAGCACATTCTTTTGTGCCGGCGTAAAACCGGGAGCAAATAAATCTGCCAGATTTGGCGAGAAGCAATAAACTAAAATACTGATAATTAACGATATGATAATTATTGTAGAAATTAGCGAGTTGGTTGCGTCATTAACCTTTTGCTCTGATTCCTCTTCGCGGATATGAATATATTTGGTGATAAATGTTTCATTAACCGGGCCAAAAAAAAGTTGTATAAATACCGTTATAATTGACACACCAACCAGCCAGGCATCCCTATCGGATGAAGCACCAAAATATTTTGCCGATAAAATAATGATAACCAACGTTAACACCGCTTTAACAACTTTAAGCGCACCAAGCCCAATAGTAATAGAGATACTTGATTTTTTAAAATACTGATTTAATCTGGACGTAAATTTCAATATGTTTTTAATTAAAGCAGTTTAAGTTAGCGGTTGAATACGTAAGTAAAATTGAATTGATAAAGCAGACTATTTATTAAGCTCAAAAACTTCCACCAATTCGGTTGTACAGCCTTGCCACGATTTTTGATCTAAAATAAATCGATTTCCATTTTTTGCAATTCTCAATCTTTCGGTATCGTTTCTTAATAATTTTAATAATGCACTAATAATTTCATTTGTATTGCCGGATTTAAAAATTATTGCGGTTTCGTTATCCTTTGCATACATGAGATGGCCCTCTGCATCAGAGCAAACAACCGCGCAACCGCAATGCATAGCCTCGATACCCGGTATACCATATCCCTCCCACAGGCTGGGAGTTAAAAATATAGCGCAACTATTCATGATGTGTGCTAAATTGGAAGGCGTTTGATGATAGTGAAAATCTGCAGGTAAAGCTGCAGGCCCGGCCGATGTACCAAACAAATGAACCTTTAACTTTTGATTTTGCAGCTTTAATTGAAGCAGCGCATCCAGGCCGTACTTAGATCCTTTTCGTTCCTCTGTTGAGTACATCATACAAATACTATCCTTATCCCGCGAATCAATGGGCGATATTATTTTAAAAAGGCTCCTGTCAACGCTTATGGATATTTTATGGATTTTTTCACCAAATTCTTCTATATATTTTTTGATGTGATTTGAATAAGTAAGCTTTACTATATTTTTGAATAGATATGAATCGAGAATGTCTTGCTTGTTACCGGTCCAAAATTCGAGGTCCTGTATCAGGTTAAACTTTTGCCCTTTTGCAACATTTAATATTTGAAGGTCATGCGCCAATGACCAACCAGTAAAAAATATCGCATCAGCGTCCCTTATATCCTTGTTACTTACTTTATCTATAATGGCCGATATTATATTACTATTCAATTTAAACCATGCCGGATGTTTGAAGAAAGAAAAGTAGACCTTCCGCAATAGATTACGGGATTTCTTTAGCTTAAAAAACGATGTTTCCATACAATTGTATATGGCAACATCATGCCCTAAAATATTAAGCTGATTAGCAAACTCATACATAATTTTTGTACCTCCACCCGGTTTGCGTATAACGTGAGGTAAAATAACATTGATTTTCATGGAGCCGTTAATTCTAATCTTTTTTTTTATACGCCCTAAAAACCAAAAGCAATATTACTACAGCTACCAACGCCAGCGAAAAACCAGCCAAGAAACCAACTACCTTATTGAATTTGGTTTTCTCAAGCGGCAATACAGGGCTGTCGATCATTTGTATCAAAGGCGTTTCCTGTCTTAAAGCCATCCTTGAAAGCTCAAGATTTTTAACTATTTCTGTATATATAGCTGTACTTGCCTGTACATCAATTTGCTTTTTTTGCGAAGGTACGCGCAATACCTGCAACGCCGGGTTTGCGTTAGGAGACGCATCAATTGCCGAGGCCACGCCACCAATTGAGCCATTTAATGCCTTCCTCACACTATCGGCCTGAAACTGTAGTATGCGAATATTTTGCTCACTTTTTTTTGTTTTGGTTTGGGTATAAAACTCATTAACTTTTTCAACAAGCTTAACGTTAAACTCTTTCGCAAAAAGTTCGTCTTTGTTTGTTACATCAACCCTTATTATACTTAACTTTTTATCGGGTTTACTAACCGAAAGTGACTGTTTATTAAGCGCCTCAACAATTTTAGAGATGATACTATCTTGTTTAATCGTAAACTTACCCGGATCGCCGGAAAATGTTATGTTATCAATACCCTCATCATTTTTCCAAATTTGCCGTAAATGATTAAAACTGATGTATCTATCAATCAGCAATTGTTTTTTACCGGCAAATTCACTTTGGCTTAGTAGCGTTTTTTCTACCATCAGGCGCGACTTATATAACTCAAGAATGTTATCGTTTTGAAATATGCCGCCGCCACCGCCACCACCTATGTCAATACCTGCTATAGATGCAAGACTTGCGTATTGGCTTAATCCACCAGCCTTACTTCCATCATCTAATACAAAAGTAGATGATGCAGTATAAACAGGCTTTTTAATTATTGCGTAAGCTATTCCTAATATGCCTCCTAAAGCCCCACCTATTAGTATGATAAGTAGTTTACTTTTTAAATAATTACTAACTAAACGAAATTTATTTACAAACTCTGTTACCGATATTTCGTCAGGGCTGCTGTTACTTGTATGCGTCATGAATGAGGTTGATACTGCTTTACTACTTATTTAAACTTAAAATTCCCAAAATTATGGCTCCTAACGAAGCCAGCCCCGTAGTAAACCCTAAAATATTCTGAGCTGTATTCCCTTTGCTCTCTGATTTTTTCGGCACATAAATTTCGCTCCCCGGTTTAACAGATGGATGATTATTAAAAAACAAAAATTTCCTGGTGCCTTTTACCGTGCCGTTCGGATACACAACATATGCCCCTCTTCTTAATGCATCAGGACCGTAGCCTCCGGCGTTAGATACAAAATCATTAAATGATTTTGAGCTATCATATACTACCGCGCTTGGATAAAGTACCTGGCCATTAACACGAACAATTTGCTGTTGCTTAGGTACCCTTATAATGTCGCCATCTTCCAGTAATAAATCACTTTTCGACCCTGGTGTTTTTAAAACCGCCCCAAGGTCAATCCCTACATAGTTGTTGCGCTGTTGCGTATCGGCATTGGTTGTAGAATCTTTGTAGGCTCTTTTAAGCCTGTTGGCCTGCGCCATCCTTTCCAGGGTAAAAGCCGCGGTATCTGCTTTATTCTTATCAATGCCCAATATGGCAATGTTTTCTCTTTTTAATGATCCGCCTTCAACATCGGCCGATGCGGTAAGCCCCCCCGCTCGTGCTATCAAATCTGATATTTTTTCGTTTTTAGTTTTAATGGTATATGATCCCGGATACAATACTTCACCTTCAACTTTAACTGTCTTTTGTTTTTCGTACCCTGGCAAACTATATATTGATACTATATCAAATGGTGTTAACACAAAATTGGCTTCATTGGGTTTTAATGGGCCATCAATATTCACGCTAAAAACCTGGGCTACAGAACTGCTTTTAGATGATGGATCGGCATTAGATACCCTCCTGGCCACTTCAATCCGTTTTGTGCTGGCCCCCTCGGCAAAGCCACCGGCTTTTAAAATCAGGTCCTCTACTTTCATATTTTCCGAAAAGGCAAATTTCCCAGGCTTCCTTACGCTACCATTAATAGTAACTACGTATTTATCACGTAAATCAAAAATTGATGATATGTTAATAATGTCTTCGCGTTGTAACGGAATATTTACCGTTTTATTCATCACATCTTTTACACTAAAACCTATCATTTCGGTACTATTATCGGGCTTCAGGCGCGTAATGGTTCCCCTTTCTGTAAAAGCATCTTCTTTTAAACCGGCTGCTTTCTCAATCAACTGATATAAAGTTAACCCGTTTTGTAACTCGTAATCGCCAGGCTTAAAAACCGCTCCGTTAATAACCACCCTGTTTTCAAATCTGTTAATAATTGATTCAATAGTGTATTTATCGCCCCTTAAGGGTACATAATTTTTATAATCGGCCTCTAAAACATCCGTAATCTTTCTTTGCTGGTCGCTTATTTGCGATACTTTTATGCGGGCAGTATAGGCGCTATCGGTAAAGCCGCCGGCGTAGTTTATAATATCGTCAAGACTTTCGCCTGGTAAAACCTCAAACAGTGCCGGAATTTTTACCTGCCCGGCAAGCTCAACCCTTGCACGGTATGTAGGCACCCGCACAATATCCTGATCCTGTAATCCTATGTTATTTTTTTGATCGCCTTTGACCAAAAAATCATAAACATCAAGATGCCTGATGATCCGGTTATTTCTGATTATTTCTATCTGCCTTAAACTTCCGTTATCTGTTGGGCCGCCCGCCATATAAAGCGCGTTGAAAACCGTAGCAAGCGACGGTAAAGTATAGGTACCCGGCTTAGAAACCTGCCCAATAATAATCACCTTTATACTTCGGATATTTCCTAATGTTACCTGAACGCTTGTGCCGCGCCCAACAGCGTAATTGTTAGCTGCAAGCCTGCTCTTTATGGCTACTGAAGCCTGCTCAATGGTTTTACCACCAACATTTAAAATGCCCACGCCAGGTATATTGATATTGCCCTCCGGAGATACTTCAAGTTTCCAATTTACTAATGAGTTGCCGTAAACATTGATATTAAGCTGGTCATTAGGCCCAACAATATAATTTAAAGGAGTAGCAAGTTTAAGGTTGGGCTCAAATGAGCTGTTCTTGTTTTTAAAAATATCTGCACCAAAAATTTTAGGCTTAAGACTTTCAAATATGTCCTTTTGTGTTGATAACGAATCATTGCTATCTGGCTTGTAATTAAGTTGACGGCCTTGTGTGTTGGTACTGTCAGCTGCATTTGTTGACGACACGCCTGATTTGCTGCGAATGTTTTTTATTCTCGACTGTAATTTTTGGGACTGACTGGCCGACATGCCCCTGCTTTGCGCCTGCTGTATTAAATCAGCATCACTTAACCCTGCATTTTGTGCTTGCTGCAACAGTTGTATTAACTGCTGATCAGAAACATCATCAATGTTTATTGAAGATATATTTTGGAGATTGGCTTGAGCAGAAACGAATTTAATTGAACAACAAAGAATAGTGAAAGCAATCAAAAATATGCGAAAGTGAAATTTATTCATAAGTAACCATTAATGGCATTTAAAACGATATTGGGATAGGCGATATTATTTTTTTGCAAAAGTAATTTAAATTGGGATTATTAAGAACAATGATATTTTTTAATTAAAAGTCAAGTTCATTTTTAAAAACGATAAGTAACCGCGATTGTATCAATTAGTTAAAGTAATAGATAACATTAAGCCGCGCGTGTAAATTGAAGCTTTTGCCATTTTTGTATTCGTAGTTAAGGGTATAAACAGGCGTAATTTCTGCCGAAAGCAGATATTTTTTCAGTTTTACATTGCTGTAAAAGGTGCTTGAAATATCTACCCAATGCAAATTAAAAGTACCTGTACCGGCGTAAGCGCTATAATACAAATCATTATTATGCAATTGCCTTTCAAGTGTAACCCCAAAGGAATTTAGGTTTTTTAGATAGCTAACATCCAGCATAAAACTGCTGCTGCCGGGCCCTATGCCGGCGCCAATATACCTGCCATTGTTTGTATATCCATCCCGTGGGCTTTGAAGGTGTTCATACCAGGTAGGCTCATCTCTTAATAAATAAGTTGGCGACCTTTGTAACGATGTCATTTCGGCTTTTATTTGTAAATAGCTGCCTTTTTTTAAACCAAATAGTTTTCTGCCACCGAGCGTGTAGGCTGCGGAATGACTTGGCTCCTGAATAAAATCATTAAGTCCGGCGCTTCTGTCGTTCCGGGCCCATTCAAAATAAATTTCGGCTTGGTATAGGGGCAAAAGTTGCCTTATATTAAATGCGTATGCAAAATCCTGTCCGTCTCCTCTTGTCGCGTTTGTAATATCATTTGCTTTTGCCGACGACCCTGTAATTACCGGAAATATCTGTCGTCCTAAACTCTTTTTGTTATAAACGGAATCTTTATCAAGGTAATCATAACTGGTAACTCCCAAATATAACCCCTTTAGCCATTTAGGTTGCCAATTAATAGTATACGCAGAAAGGTACCGGGTAACTTTAGGCTTGGGATTATACCGATTGCCGCCATAAACCAGTTTGGTTACATCATCTGGCGCAAAGCCCGATTGTTTTAAGTTTCCACCTATTATTTGCCATTCAAACGAGCCAATTATTGTTCTAACCGGTTTTACCGAATTAAATGTCCAGTGTAAAAAACCGGGGGCCGAGTTGCTCATCATGATGGAGTTTTTTATGCCGGGGCCCCACCATATGTTTTCTGTTGAAACCCCGGCTTCGACGCTTTTGTAATTTAACGTTATTTTTGATTGTCCGGGGTAAAGGTGCTTTATTGAATTATTTCCAAATCTTTCGGGCGCATCAATGCCATTTATTGTACCAAAATAAGCATTCATAAGCGCCGGCGAATTATTGATTGCCTGTACATCGGCAAAGGTTGAAAACGCTTTGTTTTGCGCGTAAACCAGTTCGGGCTTTACCTGCACTGTTAAAATGCCTGCATTTAACAAAAAGCCCCCGCTAAGCATGCTTTGATAACCTTTATTTGGATACATCGAACCGTTGTTATAACCGTACGGACGATTTACATTATATTCATTTAGCCAGTTTATTGGAAGCAACCGTATACCAGATGGCATACCCATAACATTAAATTTAGAGTACATTCTGCTTGCTATCAAGTTTCTTAGCAATGTATCGGCTATGTTTTCAAATTGATTTTCTAATGGCCGGATGGTAAACGAGGCCGAATAACCGCTTTGCCCGGAAACCTGGTTTCTCCTTGCAATATCTTCGGCATAGGCTCCCGTGGCAATACTTTGTGATAAAGCACTAACGGGGATTAACAATATAGAGAAAATTAATGGGAAAAACTTTTGCATAACATAAGATTTAGGTAATTTATATTAAGTTATTACTCGTGCGCTATAAATAACAAGCCACCATAAGCCCACGAATAATATTTATTTATTTTAACGTCGATTCAATTACTAAAAGTACACCTTTTAGTGACAATATTTAATAATTTAACACAGATTATATGTTTTTTATGCATTTTTAATAAATATTTTACAATAAACGAATATTGTGGAAATATTTCACCGAACGTTTGAGCAAAAATATAAGCTAATCGCCGGCAACCGGGTTTGGGGGCCTTATTCAACGCCGCCGAAAACGGGCAGTGCAAAAACTTAATTTCTGCCTATCTATTTTTAATTTAACATTTCCTTCATTTTTCCTATGAGTTTTTTTTACGACCTTTGTCGCCGTTAGTACTTTTAGTTATAGGCTATAACCAACATGTTAATATGAATTATACCATCAATAATTTACCCGAACGTACAGCTAAACCCCGAGATAAAGGCATTACCATGGTAATGGACAAGGGTTTAAGTTTAAGGCAGGTTGAAGATTTTATTGAGGTTGGCGGCACACATACCGATATTGTAAAACTGGGTTGGGCAACATCATATGTTACCCCCAACCTGGATGAAAAGATAAAACTATATAAACAAGCCGGTATCCCGGTATACTTTGGTGGCACCTTGTTTGAGGCCTTTATTGTACGTAACCAGTTTGATGATTACTGCCGCCTGCTGGATAAATACCAGCTTGAGCACTGCGAGGTATCAGACGGATCAATTACCATCGAGCACGATATTAAATGCGAATACATCAGCAAGCTGGCCAAACAGGTTACAGTAATATCCGAAGTAGGCTCAAAGGATGTGCAAAAGATTTTTGCTCCTTATAAATGGATTAAGCTCATGAATGCCGAAATTGAAGCCGGTTCATGGAAGGTTATCGCCGAAGCCCGCGAAAGCGGTAACGTAGGTATCTACCGCGATTCGGGCGAAGTAAGGCAGGGCCTGGTTGATGAGATACTTACCCAGATACCCGAAGGCACCATTATTTGGGAAGCTCCGCAAAAAGCTCAGCAGGTTTGGTTTATTAAGCTGATTGGTGCCAACGTAAGCCTGGGCAACATAGCCCCTGCCGATATTATCCCCCTGGAAACGTTACGCCTGGGCATCCGAAGCGATACTTTCGATCATTTTTTGAGTTTATGATTAAAGAGGATAAAATTAAGATAAAAACTCATTGAGTTGCAGCTGTCTTTATTCTGTTCTCTTGATTTTTTTCGCGGTCTGTGTGCTCCCAGGCTGCCATTTCAACGATGGTAATTGTGACTAAAACTCCGCGTTTCCTTATATTGCCCTATTGTTATTTTGGATATGGCAGTTGTCATTTCTGTGTATATCTTTAGGCTTTTATTTTAGGCGATACTAAATAAACTTATACATGAAACACTACGGGCTGATAGGCTTTCCGCTTTCGCATTCTTTTTCGAAGAAATATTTTACCGAGAAATTTAAAACCGAAGGCATTGAAGATGCTGTTTACGATGTGTATCCGCTGGAACATATTAAAGATTTGCAGGACTTGCTGGATGAACATCCTAATCTTGTGGGCTTAAATGTTACCATTCCCCATAAAGTTTCCATTATACCCTATTTGGATTGGATTGAGCATGATGCCCGCACAGCAGGCGCGGTAAACTGCATTTGTATAAGCGCCGAGAGCCCCCTGCAGGCAGCATTTACAGGCGAGGTTGGCATAACCGGGCACGATTTCCGGCTGGAAGGTTATAATACCGATTTATATGGCTTCGAAATGTCGATAAAGCCGCTCATCAACGACACCAACGATGAGGCCCTGGTTTTGGGCGATGGCGGCGCGG
The genomic region above belongs to Mucilaginibacter sp. KACC 22773 and contains:
- a CDS encoding glycosyltransferase family 4 protein — its product is MGKKIKIIECADQLGLGGTEYALQLYCKYLDKERFDVTAVGLYKGGEREKLISDLGINVVVLNGDFEKFETLIRQTDVFHWHGYGQVDNKLFAFLNKNKPRLIIQTNVFGHFEKSRYYDLIDFDLYISKMILVRRMKLDKAFADQYAYKRKVLPYPVDIDFLKGKDIEPGVQEVIKFKQIHNIADCFVVGRVGRADDHKFDVITLIAFKEYLKYNREAKFLLVGATKNMKAVIKKLKITDSVVILNNTSDMRQLLTYYKAMDVFLAASNIGESFGMVMAEAMSMGVPVVTISTPAKDNAQVEVVDNGVTGFVSYRLKETIARAINEISSNPLLAKEMGKNSIDKISCSYNAQAIVYSLEQLVFDKLGVEFEKRPSLIVDWGDNLKVDYKNRCNELFGEIDKLGKVKVWYYQTLAFKVYNKLSGIIRKKLS
- the murJ gene encoding murein biosynthesis integral membrane protein MurJ, which gives rise to MKFTSRLNQYFKKSSISITIGLGALKVVKAVLTLVIIILSAKYFGASSDRDAWLVGVSIITVFIQLFFGPVNETFITKYIHIREEESEQKVNDATNSLISTIIIISLIISILVYCFSPNLADLFAPGFTPAQKNVLVSMINILIPSLVMLEVVNIWSSILNAYKSYFIPDLFSFISLTLNIILIIVLSPSIGIYSLIVSAYVSSILLLAILYKELRFKFNYKFRLVMPSLQLVKPFFIFALPLYVNYLFSQADTIIERNLTTTKGTGSTSMLDYARKFTELPTGLMIAVVTTVLTPLLSLYAVKNTREELMQETQKYFRFTALIILPIAIMLIIVPREIVEIILVRGKFVELYVEPTSLLLRWYGLGLFAVIFYVVYTQLLIAQKRVYFFSKVVILTYLVKICFNLFFNKYFELNTFPISSMLSNLVMGLILMYFGLKEFRKKMLTDAFLVLFIFLALSVGGYFLRDYLKPYLKDNLIMVSVILAFIFFTELGLILVLNMEEAMVIKRFFNSSYKRISLNGKKDKNY
- a CDS encoding glycosyltransferase family 4 protein codes for the protein MKINVILPHVIRKPGGGTKIMYEFANQLNILGHDVAIYNCMETSFFKLKKSRNLLRKVYFSFFKHPAWFKLNSNIISAIIDKVSNKDIRDADAIFFTGWSLAHDLQILNVAKGQKFNLIQDLEFWTGNKQDILDSYLFKNIVKLTYSNHIKKYIEEFGEKIHKISISVDRSLFKIISPIDSRDKDSICMMYSTEERKGSKYGLDALLQLKLQNQKLKVHLFGTSAGPAALPADFHYHQTPSNLAHIMNSCAIFLTPSLWEGYGIPGIEAMHCGCAVVCSDAEGHLMYAKDNETAIIFKSGNTNEIISALLKLLRNDTERLRIAKNGNRFILDQKSWQGCTTELVEVFELNK
- a CDS encoding lipopolysaccharide biosynthesis protein, translated to MTHTSNSSPDEISVTEFVNKFRLVSNYLKSKLLIILIGGALGGILGIAYAIIKKPVYTASSTFVLDDGSKAGGLSQYASLASIAGIDIGGGGGGGIFQNDNILELYKSRLMVEKTLLSQSEFAGKKQLLIDRYISFNHLRQIWKNDEGIDNITFSGDPGKFTIKQDSIISKIVEALNKQSLSVSKPDKKLSIIRVDVTNKDELFAKEFNVKLVEKVNEFYTQTKTKKSEQNIRILQFQADSVRKALNGSIGGVASAIDASPNANPALQVLRVPSQKKQIDVQASTAIYTEIVKNLELSRMALRQETPLIQMIDSPVLPLEKTKFNKVVGFLAGFSLALVAVVILLLVFRAYKKKD
- a CDS encoding SLBB domain-containing protein, translated to MQQAQNAGLSDADLIQQAQSRGMSASQSQKLQSRIKNIRSKSGVSSTNAADSTNTQGRQLNYKPDSNDSLSTQKDIFESLKPKIFGADIFKNKNSSFEPNLKLATPLNYIVGPNDQLNINVYGNSLVNWKLEVSPEGNINIPGVGILNVGGKTIEQASVAIKSRLAANNYAVGRGTSVQVTLGNIRSIKVIIIGQVSKPGTYTLPSLATVFNALYMAGGPTDNGSLRQIEIIRNNRIIRHLDVYDFLVKGDQKNNIGLQDQDIVRVPTYRARVELAGQVKIPALFEVLPGESLDDIINYAGGFTDSAYTARIKVSQISDQQRKITDVLEADYKNYVPLRGDKYTIESIINRFENRVVINGAVFKPGDYELQNGLTLYQLIEKAAGLKEDAFTERGTITRLKPDNSTEMIGFSVKDVMNKTVNIPLQREDIINISSIFDLRDKYVVTINGSVRKPGKFAFSENMKVEDLILKAGGFAEGASTKRIEVARRVSNADPSSKSSSVAQVFSVNIDGPLKPNEANFVLTPFDIVSIYSLPGYEKQKTVKVEGEVLYPGSYTIKTKNEKISDLIARAGGLTASADVEGGSLKRENIAILGIDKNKADTAAFTLERMAQANRLKRAYKDSTTNADTQQRNNYVGIDLGAVLKTPGSKSDLLLEDGDIIRVPKQQQIVRVNGQVLYPSAVVYDSSKSFNDFVSNAGGYGPDALRRGAYVVYPNGTVKGTRKFLFFNNHPSVKPGSEIYVPKKSESKGNTAQNILGFTTGLASLGAIILGILSLNK
- a CDS encoding capsule assembly Wzi family protein, whose amino-acid sequence is MQKFFPLIFSILLIPVSALSQSIATGAYAEDIARRNQVSGQSGYSASFTIRPLENQFENIADTLLRNLIASRMYSKFNVMGMPSGIRLLPINWLNEYNVNRPYGYNNGSMYPNKGYQSMLSGGFLLNAGILTVQVKPELVYAQNKAFSTFADVQAINNSPALMNAYFGTINGIDAPERFGNNSIKHLYPGQSKITLNYKSVEAGVSTENIWWGPGIKNSIMMSNSAPGFLHWTFNSVKPVRTIIGSFEWQIIGGNLKQSGFAPDDVTKLVYGGNRYNPKPKVTRYLSAYTINWQPKWLKGLYLGVTSYDYLDKDSVYNKKSLGRQIFPVITGSSAKANDITNATRGDGQDFAYAFNIRQLLPLYQAEIYFEWARNDRSAGLNDFIQEPSHSAAYTLGGRKLFGLKKGSYLQIKAEMTSLQRSPTYLLRDEPTWYEHLQSPRDGYTNNGRYIGAGIGPGSSSFMLDVSYLKNLNSFGVTLERQLHNNDLYYSAYAGTGTFNLHWVDISSTFYSNVKLKKYLLSAEITPVYTLNYEYKNGKSFNLHARLNVIYYFN
- a CDS encoding phosphosulfolactate synthase: MNYTINNLPERTAKPRDKGITMVMDKGLSLRQVEDFIEVGGTHTDIVKLGWATSYVTPNLDEKIKLYKQAGIPVYFGGTLFEAFIVRNQFDDYCRLLDKYQLEHCEVSDGSITIEHDIKCEYISKLAKQVTVISEVGSKDVQKIFAPYKWIKLMNAEIEAGSWKVIAEARESGNVGIYRDSGEVRQGLVDEILTQIPEGTIIWEAPQKAQQVWFIKLIGANVSLGNIAPADIIPLETLRLGIRSDTFDHFLSL
- a CDS encoding shikimate dehydrogenase family protein, with translation MKHYGLIGFPLSHSFSKKYFTEKFKTEGIEDAVYDVYPLEHIKDLQDLLDEHPNLVGLNVTIPHKVSIIPYLDWIEHDARTAGAVNCICISAESPLQAAFTGEVGITGHDFRLEGYNTDLYGFEMSIKPLINDTNDEALVLGDGGAAKAVRCVLENMGITYKTVTRKPHPDHLLFSELTPHHIKQHKIIINTTPVGTSPNIHECPPIPYEAITDEHLLYDLIYNPEETLFLKQGRERGATTKNGYEMLVLQAEKSWEIWNTKDLRV